ACTCCTCTGCCAAATTATTAACCTCCCAAGGGAAACAATGCTTACTGGCAGACAAGTTTCCAGAGAAAGCCAACACACTTTTGTATGCAGAAGTTTTGTCAGACAATCACCCACAGGAAGTATTAGAAGGAATTGACTGCATCATCAAAAGCCCAGGCATCCTTCCGAACCATCCTATCTTGGAAGTAGCCAAACAAAGAGAGTTACCTATACTCAGTGAAATCTGCTTGGCACGAGTTTTTTACAAAGGCCCGGTGGTTGGGATCACTGGCACTGATGGAAAGTCAACCACCACGGCTCTCACCTACCACATTCTAAAATCTAAATTTCCGAATTCTCGGATGGGTGGAAATATCGGTGTTCCTTTTACCTCCTTTTGTTTGGAACCATTGGATTTAGTCGTATTAGAACTTTCTAGTTATCAACTAGACGACTCACCTAACTTAGAATTAACTGCTTCTGCTATTTTGAATTTGGCGTCGGACCATTTAGAAAGACACAAAACAATGGAGTCCTATGCCGAAGCCAAATGGAAAATCCAAAATTTGGAGAACCCAAAGCATAGGTCGTTTGTAAATCCAATTTTTTTTCAATTCCTTTCCCAAGAAATGCCAAAAGGAAAAACCTTGCACTTGATAGGTGAGAATCAGGAATACTTTGTTAGTTTAGAACCAAACCAAGTGTATACTCCGAATCATACTTATGATGCGTCAAAGTTTCCACTCAAAGGAAAACACAACCTAATGAATTTATGTTTTGCCATTGCCCTTGCGGAAACTATGGGAATGGAAAAAGAAGAAATCCAAAATCAATTTGAATCCTTCCAAGGACTTCCCCATAGATTCAATCGAATAGAAGGTTCTGGATTCCAAAATCAATACAAAGAAATTCAGTTTATCAACGACTCCAAATCTACGAACATCCATTCCATGCTGTCTGGAATTGCCGGATTTAAAAAAGGGGATGGATTATTTTTGATACTCGGAGGAATTCCCAAATTAGAACCTATCGATTTATTTTTAAGTCGTTGGAAGGAATTGGAATGTCCGATTTGGGTTTATGGAAAAGCAGTAGAAGTATGGAAAAAAGAATTTGATGCCACGGGTCTTCCCGTGAGTTACTTCCCTGACCTCTCCGCCCTAATCAAAGATCTAAAAACTAAAATCGATTTTAGGATGGGAAACAATGCCAATAAAACCGCAACGACAACTCCCCTATCTGTGATTTTTTCACCGGCAGGAGCGAGTTTTGATTTATATAAAAATTTTGAAGAACGAGGAAACCACTTTGAGAGTTTGGTGAAAGAAAATTTCACCTAACGGTTTGTTTTACTAATGATTTGTCAGTTTGGGAAATGACACTGACAAATCATTAGTTTTTACCTTTTGTGCAATATTCTTTCGTAAGCTTTACTACCAATAAAAATATCTAAAAGATCTCCATCAATATGTTGGTCTCTCACTTCCATCTTTAAAATATCAAAGGCACGATCCAATGGCACTGCCTTTTTATAAGGTCGGTCTTGGTCTGTGAGGGCATCAAAAATGTCGGCAATGGCCATCATCTTTGCCTGGACGGGAATCTCCACAGCGGAGAGACCTCTCGGGTAACCGGAGCCATTTAATTTTTCATGGTGGCCATGGGCAATGGCTGGAACCATTTTAAGTTCCCTTGTCCAAGGTATTTTGGATAAAAATTGGAAAGTATGTTCTACGTGGGATTCAATTTCTCGCCTTTCTTCGAAATCCAATGACCCGCGACGGATAGATAAAAAACCAAATTCTTTTGGCATCAGTAAATTCAGTTGGTTCCCATCGGTTGTGTGATAACTCATTTTAGAAATCTCTTCCAAAAAATTAGAATTCCCTTCTTCTAAAATTGAAGGTTCATTGGATTCCGAAATCACTCGCACCATTTCTTCTAATTTTTCTTTTTCTAAAACGTATTCGAGGTGGATTGACTTTTCAAATTCCACATAACCATTGTTACCATGTTTTTTAAGGTATTCAATTTTCTTTTGTGCCAGTTTTGCTTCCACATCTTTTAAGATAAATTGGAAACGCCAACGAATTAAATCCAGTTCGTAATCTTCTAGTTTTTTGGCCTTAACCAGAACTTTTTCCCGAACTCCAACTTTTCCAAAATCATGAAGAAGGGAGGCGTAACGAATTTCCTTCACTTGAGACTCATTGAAATGGATATCTTTGAATCGACCCGTTTGGATGGCATTGACAGATTCCGCAAGTCCCACTGTGTATTGTGCTACCCGAAAGGAATGTCCCGAGGTAGTTGGATCTCTAGATTCAATGGCGGATACACTGGCAGTGACAAATCCTTCAAACAAAGTTTCAATGTCATGAACCAAATTATTGTTTTGAATGGCAACTGCCGCCTGTCCCGCAACCGCCATCACCAACTCTTCTGAATATTTATCATATTCTAAAATCGAATTGGTTTTCATTTCCTCTAAAGTGAGTTTAGTTTGAAAGTTTTTCTTTCGGTTGATGAGTTGGATGACACCCACTACTTCATCATGGTGGTCTTTCATAGGAACCACTAACATCGATTTTGAATAATAATTACTCATTTTGTCAAAATCACTGTTGAACTTATATTCTTCTCCACCGGACAATTCGTACACATTCTGAATATTGAGCTGTTTCCCTGTAAAAGCTACATAACCGGCGATACTCTTTTTGTTGATGGGTAAAATAAATTCATCCGAACTCAAATCGAGAGCAGAGATTTTGAATCTTAGATTTCTCGGATTTCCTCTTTCGTCTTTTTCTACCAAATACAAAGATCCAGAATCAGAATTGGAAATTTCCCTGGCTGAATTCAAAATATCACGAAGTAACTTTGTAAAATCTTTTTCGTTCGCAAGACTGATCCCAATCTTTGTGAGTTTGGAAATTTCATTGGTGGAAACATTGATCCGTTTTTGTAGTTCGAATTTGTCCACCACCATCTGCAAGCTAGTGAAAGCATTAGCAAGAGCCTTCACTAAAAAGAGCAGAGGTGCATCATCGGGAACATTGGTAAAAAATAGATCTTCTTCAATGTTTAGAGCGATGTATCCTGTGTAATCGATAGGTGCACGAACAATAAAGTTCGACATAATCGTTGGATGGTTCTTTAGGAATTGGTGGATCTCGTTGTGTTTGGTTTCCAATTCATACCGAGAGATATAAAACAATACTTTGGCGATGCGTCCATGGGAATCGGATTCAATTTGGTCCAACTCGGGGAGGGTCAAAACCTTAGCTTTGATTTTTTTGGAATAATCAGCTATTTTGCCTTCAAAAAAAGGATCGTCCGTGATGATGAATTGCGAATCCGAAGATTTGGTCACAGGCATACTATCGACATGAAAAAAACGACTGTCGATTGTTTTTTAGAAAATTAATCTTACTTTTGTTTGTTTAAGAGGATGATTCCAAAACTAAGGCAGGCGACCAAATAAAAACTCAAAAAATACAGAACCTGGACTCCTAACAGTACGTAGGGTGCATGTACCCAACCATTTGGCTCTTCGAGTAAAAAAGGAAGGAAAATTCCCAAAACTGAGGGATAAAGAAAAGAGATCACTCCCCGAAGGCCTGGACCGGACCAAGACAAGGAGGAGAGGTATGAATAAAGCAATCTTCCAAAGATTCCCGAAAGAATACTCAAAGGGAGAACCACTACTATTTCTGTTCCAAGACATGTAGAGAAGGCAATCGCACCAATCCAGATTCCCATCTCCGATTCTTCTGGGACGATTTGTTTTTTGAATTTTGAAACCAACTGAAATCCGACGTGGGAGGAGATCCCATAAATTAACAGGTTTGCCACTTGTTTATAAAAACTCCAATCGACTTTCCAGGGAGATAGAACCAAAAAAGCCACAGGCAAAAAACACAAGTAGACAAAACGAAGAGAATCATCACCTAACTTCATTTCCTTATTCTCTTCTAAATTCCAAAACATCTCTCGTGCCCAAACAAAGGCTCCAAGAGAAATAGCAAAAGGCAAAATCAGAGTATTGTCTTGGACGAGGATGTTAGTTTGGAAGAATTGTATGCCAAACAAAACAAAGACCCAAAACAAATACAAAAAAATCGAAACAAAAAGACGGCGATACACCTTAAAAGTGAAAATTCTTTCTTCTAGGGAAGTGTAGGAAAGAAAAAGTAATAAATTACTTTTTGCGATGTAAGCAAAGATCGAATCTGTATTCCAAAGCTCTGAATATATTCCCCATTTCTTCAGTGATTCCGTAAGAATAAATCCGAGGGCAGTGATAACCGTCCATTGGAAGAGTAAATCTTTACGTTTCCACTCTTCTGTAATTCGAGAAAGAGAATGAAACAAAAAGAAACCAGAAAGAATACAAAAAAGGAATTCTGTTTCCACTAAATTCATGGTTGAATCTCCTCACTGACAGTAAAGGGAAGGATGGAATAAGGAGGTTCTCCATTACGATCCAAACTTTGAAAGTTATGATGAAAACCTCGAATGGACTGGTTTCCAATCAGAATGAACTTTTCGGTTCCCGCCGGTTTTAAAAGAATACTTCGGTTAAAGAAATAGAGGATCGGATTCGTTTTTAATGCCTTTCCAATATTTTGAAAATGAGGAAGGATTTTTGTATAAGGTTCATAGATATCAATGGAATTGGCAGCACGAATGATGATAGTTTTTCCTTTTAAATTCGGAATTGGTCGGTTACGTAGGATCCAATTGTTTGGATCGGAATACAAAGTTTGGAACTCACCCACTCCATCGGCGGAAAGGATTCGGATATTCGGAAAAGAATACAATCTGTCCTTTAATTCCGGTTTTACTTTTTTTAAGAATAAATCCACTTCCCCGGGTAACTCCCATAATACGACTTCCATTCCCGAGAAATGTTTGGCCACGGCAAGGGATGTAACACCAGGATATTCTGGATGATTTAAAGCAGGTCCAATATCAAAAAATACAATTTGATTTCCTTTTTCAAATCTCTTCAAATCACCAAAGAGTGTTTTACGTAGAATCGACATAGATTTAGAAAGAAAGGCTTTGGAGTTTAGTAAATCATCCAAAAATAGATTGGTGTCTTCGAGTCTATTTTCATAAGTCCTTGCACGGATTTCTTCATCTTGGCTATTAAACAAATAATGGCCTGTATACGAACGGATCGTTTTTTCCTCTAACTCAACAAAGGAATTATGATTTGGTAGATCCCAAGTATAGGGATAAATAGGTTTTCCCGTTTCGAAAGTATCGTTTATTGGTAAGTCTACAATTTGCCCATAAGGAGACAAACGAACATATTGTTTGTATAAACTTTCCGTTTGTTCTGGATTATTTTTTAGTTTAGAAAGAACTGCTAAGTTAAATAGCGCATAACGATGGTATGGTTTCTCTTCTATCCCATAGATGGACTTAGCATTAACAAGAGATTCCCAAACTGATTTCGCAACACTCCATTTCCCCGACTTATATAACGAAGCACCGTATAAATTATATGAATACAAAGCGATATCATGATTGGGAAAACCTTCGGCTAAAACGAGTTTTCTCTGGTCTTTTAACAATGATACAGCGGCCTCGTAACGACCTAAATCGTAATATACTTTTGCTAGATTATAGTCCAAATAGATTTGTTCTAAAGGACCAGTGATCATGCCATGAATCGAAGACAATTCAAAAGAAGCCAGTTCCGTTTGGGAAAGATCGTATAAAAGAAGTCCATAAAAATAAGAATTTTCGATGGCAGACGGATCTTTTAGAAGTCCCAAAGTTTCATACAGTTTTCTGGCAGAAGTGAGGTAATACACCGCCTCTTCTTTTTTACCATCTAAAACCAAAGCCTTCCCTAGTAAGGAAATGGTATCAGCATAGTCGCTATGGAATACGGATTTAGTAACTTCTCTTTCTTTCCTAGCGGCACTCGCAAACTCAATCACCTTACCAAATTCTTTTTTGGAAAAATAAAACTCAGCAATGTACTTTGCGATAGTAAACTTTGTGTAGGAAGAAAGACTGGAATTGCTACCGGCAGTTCGCCAAACTTCTTTGAATGATTCTTCCGAGCGTTTTTCTAAACTCAAATGGAATTTAAGATACTGCAAATACTCAGAAGGGAATTCAAGCGACTTAAGAACGGATGTTTTTTCCTCAAATGATAAAGAGGAATTATATTCACTCAAACGAACAAAATCTGATTCAGATAAAAATTCATCCGCAGAGGGAACCTTCCATTCAGGAGGTCTTTTTAACAATCGATGCAAACGAATGGTCTCATCCAAAAGATGAGAAAGAGACTGATAAATTACAGCCACTAACTTTCCCCGTTCTTCATAGGAGACAAAGATAGGTTTTCCAGAGAATGTCGCTTTCTGTTCTGTGGAATTGAGTTTGGGAGTGAAAGTGATTCCTTTTTCTTCCCACTCAAAACTTCCATAAAAAACAAATTGGGATCGGTTTTTTTTGGGGAGAGAGAGAGAATCCTCCCTTCCTAAATACACAGCGCCAGTTAATTTTTTGAATTCGAAATCGATAAGGTCAGAAAGTAAGAGAAGTGTTTTTGTATCCGATTCTTTTCCTTCAATTTCAAAGTCCCCTAAACTAAAAAATGAAACGGACTCAGCTGATTCATAAGTGATGGTGCGCGTTTCTTTTTGGATCGCATTCCGAATCGAATAGTATAACGGAGCATAGGCGACAAATGCCAAGAGCGAAAACGTAAGGAGGGTATTTTTTTGAAAGCGAGACAAGTTAGGCAAATTCTAAAAAGTTTAGTTTGACCTAGTTTTCTTAGAATTTTGCAGAACTCAAGGAAAAAACGGGGTTTCCCCCGTTATGGAGCGAATCTTATCGTTTGAGACCGAGAACTTCCTGGATCATTTGGTCAGAGGTCACGATGGTTCGTGAGTTGGCCTGAAATCCTCTTTGGGTCACGATCATGTCTGTAAACTGGTCGGATAAGTCTACGTTTGACATCTCAAGAAGGCCTGCGTTGATTTTTCCACGACCTTGGCTTCCTGCCTCACCAATGTTTGCATCCCCGGAGTTCAAAGAGTAACTATACATAGTGTCCCCTTCTTTATTGAGCCCTGCTGGGTTTGTAAAGTTAGCAAGAGCAATCCTTGCCAGTGGTTGGCGCACCCCATTCGAGAAAACACCGGTCACAGTTCCTGTGTTGTCAATGGAGAAGGACTCCATATATCCCATCGGGTATCCGTCTTGTTTCACAGCTTTGGTAGTAAAATCAGAAGAGAATTGTGTGATTCCGCCGACAAGACCCGCTTCTCCTAAATTCAAACTGAATTTTTGAGCCGTTGGGTTTCCGGGAATACGAAAGGAAATATCGGCTTTGAGTTTTCCTGTGGTTTGCGAATCCACTCCATCGGACACAGAGATGATTTTTCCATCTGGTGTGAAAGATACTTCGAGTTCCTGATTCCCAGAAACTTTTGTGTTTTCCCCACCAGTTCCACTCACATCCACAGAAACTTGGCTTGAGTCTTCCAATTTGAAACGCATCTTCCATACGTTTTCTCTCATTTTGTAAAACTCCACTCCCAT
Above is a window of Leptospira wolbachii serovar Codice str. CDC DNA encoding:
- the murD gene encoding UDP-N-acetylmuramoyl-L-alanine--D-glutamate ligase, with translation MFSQSIPSASDLDKFQKFLILGGGSSGDSSAKLLTSQGKQCLLADKFPEKANTLLYAEVLSDNHPQEVLEGIDCIIKSPGILPNHPILEVAKQRELPILSEICLARVFYKGPVVGITGTDGKSTTTALTYHILKSKFPNSRMGGNIGVPFTSFCLEPLDLVVLELSSYQLDDSPNLELTASAILNLASDHLERHKTMESYAEAKWKIQNLENPKHRSFVNPIFFQFLSQEMPKGKTLHLIGENQEYFVSLEPNQVYTPNHTYDASKFPLKGKHNLMNLCFAIALAETMGMEKEEIQNQFESFQGLPHRFNRIEGSGFQNQYKEIQFINDSKSTNIHSMLSGIAGFKKGDGLFLILGGIPKLEPIDLFLSRWKELECPIWVYGKAVEVWKKEFDATGLPVSYFPDLSALIKDLKTKIDFRMGNNANKTATTTPLSVIFSPAGASFDLYKNFEERGNHFESLVKENFT
- the flgE gene encoding flagellar hook protein FlgE, translating into MMRSLYSGVSGLKNHQVRMDVIGNNISNVNTHGFKTERVTFQDMISQELQGASEPNERIGGTNPKQVGLGSLIAAIDKIMTQGALQTTGKNTDVAVSGEGFFVVKDGDKQFYTRAGAFNIDKNGFYVNPANGLKVQGWNSRLDDGGNKYINSAGSLEDIVIPLYSKEPARATQNVDFQSNLNASVAAVPSDATEEDIQRYINDPDPRQRRGHVTSINVYDELGNTRQMGVEFYKMRENVWKMRFKLEDSSQVSVDVSGTGGENTKVSGNQELEVSFTPDGKIISVSDGVDSQTTGKLKADISFRIPGNPTAQKFSLNLGEAGLVGGITQFSSDFTTKAVKQDGYPMGYMESFSIDNTGTVTGVFSNGVRQPLARIALANFTNPAGLNKEGDTMYSYSLNSGDANIGEAGSQGRGKINAGLLEMSNVDLSDQFTDMIVTQRGFQANSRTIVTSDQMIQEVLGLKR
- a CDS encoding tetratricopeptide repeat protein; its protein translation is MSRFQKNTLLTFSLLAFVAYAPLYYSIRNAIQKETRTITYESAESVSFFSLGDFEIEGKESDTKTLLLLSDLIDFEFKKLTGAVYLGREDSLSLPKKNRSQFVFYGSFEWEEKGITFTPKLNSTEQKATFSGKPIFVSYEERGKLVAVIYQSLSHLLDETIRLHRLLKRPPEWKVPSADEFLSESDFVRLSEYNSSLSFEEKTSVLKSLEFPSEYLQYLKFHLSLEKRSEESFKEVWRTAGSNSSLSSYTKFTIAKYIAEFYFSKKEFGKVIEFASAARKEREVTKSVFHSDYADTISLLGKALVLDGKKEEAVYYLTSARKLYETLGLLKDPSAIENSYFYGLLLYDLSQTELASFELSSIHGMITGPLEQIYLDYNLAKVYYDLGRYEAAVSLLKDQRKLVLAEGFPNHDIALYSYNLYGASLYKSGKWSVAKSVWESLVNAKSIYGIEEKPYHRYALFNLAVLSKLKNNPEQTESLYKQYVRLSPYGQIVDLPINDTFETGKPIYPYTWDLPNHNSFVELEEKTIRSYTGHYLFNSQDEEIRARTYENRLEDTNLFLDDLLNSKAFLSKSMSILRKTLFGDLKRFEKGNQIVFFDIGPALNHPEYPGVTSLAVAKHFSGMEVVLWELPGEVDLFLKKVKPELKDRLYSFPNIRILSADGVGEFQTLYSDPNNWILRNRPIPNLKGKTIIIRAANSIDIYEPYTKILPHFQNIGKALKTNPILYFFNRSILLKPAGTEKFILIGNQSIRGFHHNFQSLDRNGEPPYSILPFTVSEEIQP
- a CDS encoding HD family phosphohydrolase; this encodes MPVTKSSDSQFIITDDPFFEGKIADYSKKIKAKVLTLPELDQIESDSHGRIAKVLFYISRYELETKHNEIHQFLKNHPTIMSNFIVRAPIDYTGYIALNIEEDLFFTNVPDDAPLLFLVKALANAFTSLQMVVDKFELQKRINVSTNEISKLTKIGISLANEKDFTKLLRDILNSAREISNSDSGSLYLVEKDERGNPRNLRFKISALDLSSDEFILPINKKSIAGYVAFTGKQLNIQNVYELSGGEEYKFNSDFDKMSNYYSKSMLVVPMKDHHDEVVGVIQLINRKKNFQTKLTLEEMKTNSILEYDKYSEELVMAVAGQAAVAIQNNNLVHDIETLFEGFVTASVSAIESRDPTTSGHSFRVAQYTVGLAESVNAIQTGRFKDIHFNESQVKEIRYASLLHDFGKVGVREKVLVKAKKLEDYELDLIRWRFQFILKDVEAKLAQKKIEYLKKHGNNGYVEFEKSIHLEYVLEKEKLEEMVRVISESNEPSILEEGNSNFLEEISKMSYHTTDGNQLNLLMPKEFGFLSIRRGSLDFEERREIESHVEHTFQFLSKIPWTRELKMVPAIAHGHHEKLNGSGYPRGLSAVEIPVQAKMMAIADIFDALTDQDRPYKKAVPLDRAFDILKMEVRDQHIDGDLLDIFIGSKAYERILHKR